A single genomic interval of Nocardia bhagyanarayanae harbors:
- the fadD8 gene encoding fatty-acid--CoA ligase FadD8, with protein sequence MTTIDPDTHLRLPVHNGHSLLAGLRRHRHDPVLTLGDTVLTGADVLDAISRYVAAFAANGVETGTPVGVLALNRPEVLFTIGAGQVRGHRRTALHPMGGLDDHAYVLADAGITTLVLDPVPAFVQRARELVDRVPELKRVLVLGDVPPELADVGVDLTAAAAAFDADPIEATDLPPDAVISVSYTGGTTGKPKGVIGTALTMATMTQIQLSEWEWPQRPRFLICTPLSHAGAAFFLPVVLLGGQCVVLPRFEPGEVLRAIEEHKITATMLVPSMLYALLDHPDLATRDVSSLETVYYGASAIDPTRLTQAIERFGPIFAQYFGQSEAPMAISYLGKREHDSARLTSCGRPSAALRVALLDTDDKVVAPGEVGEICVSGPLVAAGYLNKPEATAETFRDGWLRTGDLARQDADGFLHIVGRSKDMVVTGGFNVFPREVEDVVAEHPLVSHVAVVGVPDPRWGEAVTAVVVLDPAAPSDSTAVETMIAEIQETVRQRKGSVQVPKHVLVIDELPLTGLGKPDKKAVRALAAERLDR encoded by the coding sequence ATGACGACAATCGATCCCGACACCCACCTGCGCCTGCCGGTGCACAACGGCCACAGCCTGCTCGCCGGGCTGCGCAGGCACCGCCACGATCCGGTGCTCACCCTCGGTGACACCGTCCTCACCGGCGCCGACGTGCTGGACGCGATCAGCCGCTACGTCGCCGCGTTCGCGGCCAACGGAGTCGAGACCGGCACGCCCGTCGGCGTCCTCGCGCTCAACCGGCCCGAGGTGCTGTTCACCATCGGCGCCGGGCAGGTGCGCGGCCATCGGCGCACCGCGCTGCACCCGATGGGCGGGCTGGACGATCACGCCTACGTGCTCGCCGACGCGGGCATCACCACCCTGGTGCTCGATCCGGTGCCCGCCTTCGTGCAGCGAGCCCGCGAACTGGTCGACCGGGTGCCGGAGCTGAAGCGGGTCCTCGTGCTCGGCGACGTGCCGCCGGAACTGGCCGATGTGGGCGTCGATCTGACGGCTGCCGCGGCGGCGTTCGACGCGGACCCGATCGAGGCAACCGACCTGCCTCCCGACGCCGTCATCTCGGTCAGCTACACCGGCGGCACCACGGGAAAACCCAAGGGCGTCATCGGAACCGCGCTCACCATGGCGACTATGACCCAGATCCAGCTGTCGGAATGGGAATGGCCGCAGCGGCCGAGGTTCCTGATCTGCACGCCGCTCTCGCACGCGGGCGCGGCTTTCTTCCTCCCGGTCGTCCTGCTCGGCGGTCAGTGTGTGGTGCTTCCCCGCTTCGAGCCGGGCGAGGTGCTGCGCGCCATCGAGGAACACAAGATCACCGCCACCATGCTGGTGCCGTCGATGCTCTACGCGCTGCTCGACCACCCGGATCTCGCGACCCGCGACGTGTCGTCGCTGGAGACGGTGTACTACGGCGCCTCGGCCATCGACCCGACCCGGCTGACGCAGGCGATCGAGCGTTTCGGGCCGATCTTCGCGCAATACTTCGGGCAGTCCGAGGCGCCGATGGCGATCAGCTATCTCGGTAAACGCGAACACGATTCGGCGCGGCTCACCTCGTGCGGCCGTCCGTCCGCGGCGCTGCGCGTCGCGTTGCTGGATACCGACGACAAGGTCGTCGCGCCCGGCGAGGTCGGCGAGATCTGCGTCTCCGGACCACTGGTCGCGGCGGGATACCTGAACAAGCCTGAAGCCACCGCGGAAACCTTCCGCGACGGCTGGCTGCGCACCGGCGATCTGGCCCGCCAGGATGCGGACGGCTTCCTGCACATCGTGGGCCGCAGCAAGGACATGGTGGTCACCGGCGGCTTCAACGTCTTTCCCCGCGAGGTCGAGGACGTCGTCGCCGAACACCCGCTCGTCTCGCATGTAGCGGTCGTCGGCGTGCCCGATCCGCGCTGGGGCGAGGCGGTCACCGCCGTCGTCGTGCTCGATCCGGCCGCGCCGAGCGATTCGACCGCGGTCGAGACGATGATCGCCGAGATCCAGGAGACCGTCCGGCAGCGCAAGGGATCCGTCCAGGTGCCCAAGCACGTCCTCGTCATCGACGAGCTGCCGCTCACCGGGCTCGGCAAGCCGGACAAGAAGGCCGTGCGCGCCCTGGCTGCGGAGCGGCTCGACCGCTGA
- a CDS encoding TetR/AcrR family transcriptional regulator, giving the protein MTSAADRAELRISEAELAMPTDRRLILAAERLFAERGIDAVSLRAVMSAAGANVAAVHYHFGSKEALIEALIRQRSDAVATRRAALLDEVEQSGVVSARGLAEAFVLPVWEMATGEGGSWVKFIASVLGSGHPALSTVAEGFADQARRFMTLLGRAFPDLPRHTIRFRLAQAMTLTFQVLGDVHQTQDLLAISGVQLSPEQVMSELVDVVTAILAGPPSD; this is encoded by the coding sequence GTGACCAGCGCAGCGGACCGTGCCGAGCTTCGGATCAGCGAAGCGGAACTAGCCATGCCGACCGACCGGCGCCTGATTCTCGCGGCCGAGCGACTGTTCGCCGAACGCGGCATCGACGCGGTATCGCTGCGCGCCGTGATGTCGGCCGCGGGCGCGAATGTCGCCGCGGTCCATTACCACTTCGGCTCCAAGGAAGCCCTGATCGAGGCGCTGATCCGGCAGCGAAGCGACGCGGTCGCGACTCGGCGCGCGGCTCTGCTCGACGAGGTGGAGCAGTCGGGCGTCGTGAGCGCCCGCGGCTTGGCGGAGGCATTCGTGTTGCCGGTGTGGGAGATGGCGACCGGCGAGGGCGGATCCTGGGTCAAGTTCATCGCGAGCGTTCTCGGCAGCGGCCATCCCGCGCTGTCGACCGTCGCCGAGGGATTCGCCGATCAAGCCCGCCGTTTCATGACCCTGCTCGGGCGCGCCTTCCCCGACCTGCCCCGCCACACCATCCGATTCCGCTTGGCGCAGGCCATGACCCTGACCTTCCAAGTCCTCGGCGACGTGCATCAAACACAGGATCTGCTCGCGATCTCCGGCGTCCAGCTCAGTCCCGAGCAGGTGATGAGCGAGCTCGTCGATGTCGTCACCGCCATCCTCGCCGGACCGCCCTCGGACTGA
- a CDS encoding thiolase C-terminal domain-containing protein, producing the protein MRRVFVVGVGMTPFVKIGSRAWTYPEMVGEAVRGALGDAGIGYDRVQRAAVGYVFQPSAAGQRALYDVGMTGIPVVNVNNNCATGSTALVLAREWIGAGLADVTLAVGFEQMTKQAMAGPATPPKITTVDGHLRLMSAHYDFGAAPMTTQFFGNAALEHGKRYGTTPEQLAAVAVKNHAHSTRNPLAQFQNAYTLDQVLADVPVHGPLTRSQCSPMSDGAAAAVLVSEDVVRELGLEAQAVEILAQELVTDDESAFATGSMIDVVGAPMTRAASGRALDAAGITIDEVDVIELHDCFSINELITYEALGLCGEGGSGALVESGATTYGGAWVVNPSGGLISKGHPLGATGLAQTAELCWQLRGLAAERQVPDARIALAHNLGLGGACVVTLYAGPS; encoded by the coding sequence ATGCGACGGGTATTCGTCGTCGGCGTCGGGATGACGCCGTTCGTCAAGATCGGGTCCCGGGCGTGGACCTATCCGGAGATGGTCGGCGAGGCGGTGCGCGGCGCGCTGGGCGACGCGGGTATCGGCTACGACCGGGTCCAGCGTGCCGCGGTCGGCTATGTCTTCCAGCCCTCCGCGGCCGGGCAGCGCGCGCTGTACGACGTCGGGATGACCGGCATTCCGGTGGTCAACGTCAACAACAACTGCGCGACCGGCTCCACCGCGCTCGTGCTCGCGCGCGAGTGGATCGGCGCGGGTCTCGCGGACGTGACACTGGCCGTCGGGTTCGAGCAGATGACCAAGCAAGCCATGGCCGGGCCCGCGACACCGCCGAAGATCACCACCGTCGACGGGCACCTGCGACTCATGTCCGCGCACTACGACTTCGGCGCCGCGCCGATGACCACCCAGTTCTTCGGCAATGCCGCGCTCGAGCACGGCAAGCGCTACGGCACGACGCCCGAGCAGCTGGCCGCCGTCGCGGTGAAGAACCACGCGCATTCGACGCGAAATCCGCTGGCGCAGTTCCAGAATGCCTACACGCTGGACCAGGTGCTCGCCGACGTGCCGGTGCACGGTCCGCTGACCCGCTCGCAGTGCTCGCCCATGTCGGACGGGGCCGCGGCCGCCGTGCTGGTGAGCGAGGACGTCGTGCGCGAGCTCGGGCTCGAGGCGCAAGCCGTGGAGATCCTGGCCCAGGAGCTGGTCACCGACGACGAGTCCGCCTTCGCGACGGGGTCGATGATCGACGTCGTCGGAGCGCCGATGACCCGCGCCGCGTCCGGTCGCGCCCTCGACGCCGCGGGCATCACCATCGACGAGGTCGACGTGATCGAACTGCACGACTGCTTCTCGATCAACGAGCTCATCACCTACGAGGCGCTCGGCCTGTGCGGGGAGGGCGGATCCGGTGCGCTGGTGGAATCCGGCGCCACCACCTACGGCGGCGCTTGGGTGGTCAATCCGTCCGGCGGACTGATCTCCAAGGGCCACCCGCTCGGTGCCACCGGTCTCGCGCAGACGGCCGAACTCTGCTGGCAGCTGCGCGGGCTCGCCGCGGAGCGGCAAGTGCCGGACGCGCGAATCGCTTTGGCGCACAATCTCGGCCTCGGCGGCGCCTGCGTCGTCACACTGTACGCGGGGCCGTCATGA
- a CDS encoding succinic semialdehyde dehydrogenase gives MSTTTVPAHDFAELTALVTGDPSDTVPVVEVFTGTVVAHLPQSSPADVAAAFDRARAAQVEWARWPVRRRLAVFERFHRLVLENHRTITDLIQIETGKARRMAFEELCDIPMVIGHYLKRAPRLLRPVRHPGAIPLVSTSTEIRKPRGVVGVIAPWNFPFAIGYCDAIPALMAGNGIVLKPDNRTPLSPAYGLRLLLEAGLPEGLVQIVCGDGPVVGPAVVGGADFVMFTGSEATGRLVAKQAGERLVESCLELGGKNPMIVLADADVPAAVHSATNGVFANTGQLCLHIERIYVHESVYPAFRDEFTARVAALRVGPGYDFDIEMGALVSADQCARVAAQVEQAKAGGARVLTGGHALPDLGPTFYAPTVLEGVTGEMDVFGAETFGPVVALYPFATVDRAVELANDTRYGLSASVWGRDLSAARAVGARLAAGHVNVNDTAALAYAGKSAPSGGFKASGMGVRNGDAGLLKFTESTNVATLKRQVLGPQPGQSYDAYLDRTLTTLSLLRRFRIR, from the coding sequence GTGAGTACGACCACCGTTCCCGCCCACGACTTCGCGGAACTGACCGCCCTGGTGACGGGCGATCCGTCCGACACCGTTCCGGTGGTGGAGGTCTTCACCGGAACGGTCGTCGCGCACCTGCCGCAGTCCTCGCCCGCCGATGTCGCCGCGGCGTTCGACCGTGCCCGCGCCGCCCAGGTCGAGTGGGCGCGCTGGCCGGTGCGGCGTCGACTCGCCGTGTTCGAACGCTTCCACCGCCTGGTGCTGGAGAACCATCGGACGATCACCGACCTGATCCAGATCGAGACGGGCAAGGCGCGCCGCATGGCCTTCGAGGAGCTGTGCGACATCCCGATGGTCATCGGTCACTATCTGAAGCGCGCGCCGCGACTGCTGCGCCCCGTTCGGCATCCCGGCGCGATTCCGCTGGTCAGCACCTCGACCGAGATCCGCAAGCCGCGGGGTGTCGTCGGCGTCATCGCGCCGTGGAACTTCCCGTTCGCGATCGGCTACTGCGACGCGATCCCCGCGCTGATGGCCGGGAACGGGATCGTGCTGAAGCCGGACAACCGAACTCCGCTCAGTCCGGCGTACGGATTACGGCTGTTGCTCGAGGCAGGGCTGCCGGAGGGACTCGTGCAGATCGTCTGCGGCGACGGGCCGGTGGTGGGGCCAGCGGTGGTCGGCGGCGCGGACTTCGTGATGTTCACCGGCTCGGAGGCGACCGGGCGACTGGTGGCGAAGCAGGCGGGGGAGCGCCTCGTCGAATCGTGCCTGGAACTGGGCGGCAAGAATCCGATGATCGTGCTGGCCGACGCGGACGTGCCCGCGGCGGTGCACAGCGCGACCAACGGGGTCTTCGCCAACACCGGTCAGCTGTGCCTGCACATCGAGCGGATCTACGTGCACGAATCGGTGTACCCGGCGTTCCGCGACGAATTCACCGCGCGCGTCGCGGCGTTGCGGGTCGGACCGGGCTACGACTTCGACATCGAGATGGGCGCTTTGGTCTCGGCGGATCAGTGCGCCCGGGTCGCGGCGCAGGTCGAGCAGGCGAAAGCCGGTGGCGCGCGGGTGCTCACCGGCGGTCACGCGCTGCCGGACCTCGGGCCGACGTTCTACGCGCCCACGGTGCTCGAGGGCGTCACCGGGGAGATGGACGTCTTCGGCGCGGAGACCTTCGGCCCCGTTGTCGCGCTGTATCCCTTCGCTACCGTCGACCGAGCGGTCGAACTCGCGAACGACACCCGGTACGGGCTGAGCGCGAGCGTCTGGGGGCGCGATCTGTCGGCGGCGCGCGCGGTCGGTGCGCGGCTGGCGGCCGGACACGTGAACGTCAACGACACCGCCGCGCTCGCCTACGCCGGAAAGAGCGCGCCCTCAGGCGGATTCAAGGCCTCGGGAATGGGAGTCCGCAATGGCGACGCCGGTCTGCTGAAATTCACCGAGTCGACCAATGTGGCCACGCTGAAGCGGCAGGTGCTCGGCCCGCAGCCGGGTCAGTCGTACGACGCCTACCTCGACCGCACCCTCACGACGCTGTCACTGCTGCGCCGCTTCCGCATCCGCTGA